The DNA window GACAATGACGACACGTGCCTGGGTTGGAAATTCATGTGCCATGAGCGTTCCGCCATGTGAGGGATGGCCGGCACATTAGCACAGGAAAGTCAAATATCAACTCAAAAAGTCACAAAATATCACATCAACATCGCCACGATGAGTCCGGGCCCCTTTTGCGAAAGCGCTTCGACAAGCGCCGGTTCGGGACTGGCGTCGACGATCACTCCGGCAGCGCGGTCGAAGTTTGGAATCCTGAGCGGCGTCAGCTTGCCGAACTTGCTGCTGTCGAGCACGAAATAGGCCCTGCCGGCGAGCGCGATCATACGGCCACGCTGCTCGGCCCCGGCGCGAGTGAAGTCGGTGACCTCTCCGTCCGGCGACAGGGCACCGCCGCCCAGAAAGGCGATGTCGACGCGAAAGCGCGCCATGGCATCGAGCGTGTCGATGCCGGAAGCCGCTTCCTCGCCCGGATCGATCTCGCCACCCAGCATGTGGACGCGCATGCCGGGGACATGGCACAGATGCAGCGCGATCTTCAGGCTGGCGGTGCAAATTGTGAGGTCGCGCAAGCCAGCCATGGCCTGCGCGACAGCAAAAGTGGTGGTGCCGGAATCGAGGAAGACAACCATTCCGTCCTTGATCAGGCCGGCGGCCGCCTTGCCGATCGCCGCCTTGCCTGGGGTATTTTCCTGGCTGCGCAGGCTCATCGCCGGTTCACTCGGC is part of the Mesorhizobium loti genome and encodes:
- a CDS encoding DeoR/GlpR family DNA-binding transcription regulator; this encodes MSPVSHLPARALAPRRHDEILRRLGAQGSVSVAELAEFFDVSRETIRRDLKLLADQGRLGIVHGGAARFEPSEPAMSLRSQENTPGKAAIGKAAAGLIKDGMVVFLDSGTTTFAVAQAMAGLRDLTICTASLKIALHLCHVPGMRVHMLGGEIDPGEEAASGIDTLDAMARFRVDIAFLGGGALSPDGEVTDFTRAGAEQRGRMIALAGRAYFVLDSSKFGKLTPLRIPNFDRAAGVIVDASPEPALVEALSQKGPGLIVAMLM